A stretch of the Aminipila terrae genome encodes the following:
- a CDS encoding manganese catalase family protein: protein MFKHEKQLFHPVAIEKPNPQYAVLLQEQLGGGNGELKAAMQYMSQSFRIKDPKIKDLFMDIAAEELSHMEMVATTINLLNGHDVDYQTVDAGEIQTHVILGLNPGLINSSGYSWNADYVTVTGDLCADLLSNIASEQRAKVVYEYLYRQINDKKVKETIDFLLNREEAHNALFREAFNQVENTGSNKDFGVTEDSRLYFNMSSPSPSNAFGNTSANPPEFNN, encoded by the coding sequence ATGTTTAAACATGAAAAGCAATTATTTCATCCTGTAGCGATTGAAAAACCCAATCCTCAATATGCTGTTTTATTACAGGAACAGCTGGGTGGAGGAAATGGAGAATTAAAAGCAGCTATGCAGTATATGTCACAGAGTTTTCGTATAAAAGATCCTAAAATAAAAGATTTATTTATGGATATTGCTGCAGAAGAATTAAGCCACATGGAGATGGTAGCGACTACTATTAACTTGCTGAATGGTCATGATGTTGATTATCAGACTGTTGACGCTGGTGAAATCCAGACTCACGTTATACTAGGATTAAATCCTGGCTTAATCAACTCTTCCGGATATTCCTGGAATGCTGACTATGTAACCGTTACCGGAGATTTGTGTGCAGACTTATTATCCAATATTGCTTCTGAACAAAGAGCCAAAGTAGTTTATGAATACCTTTACAGACAGATTAATGATAAAAAGGTTAAGGAAACTATTGACTTTTTACTGAACAGAGAAGAAGCTCACAATGCTCTGTTTAGAGAAGCCTTTAACCAGGTTGAGAATACTGGATCAAACAAGGATTTCGGTGTTACAGAAGACTCCAGACTTTATTTTAATATGTCAAGTCCATCACCATCAAATGCTTTTGGCAATACCAGCGCAAATCCCCCAGAATTTAATAACTAA
- a CDS encoding FeoA family protein, whose protein sequence is MYQNLISLNQLPLGTFGKVKILSSEGNERRRMLDLGLIQDTIVESIRKSPAGDPIAYEIRGR, encoded by the coding sequence ATGTATCAAAATTTAATTTCATTAAATCAGTTGCCATTAGGTACATTTGGCAAAGTTAAAATATTAAGTTCAGAAGGAAATGAACGCAGAAGAATGTTAGATCTGGGATTGATTCAGGATACTATAGTAGAGTCCATAAGAAAAAGTCCCGCAGGGGATCCTATTGCATATGAAATAAGGGGGCGGTAA
- a CDS encoding metal-dependent transcriptional regulator: MNKQDFYTVRGYQLLNQNLLTPSMEDYLEMIYRICLDEEFIRINELANKLNVRPSSATKIVQKLKILGFVYYQKYGYITLTKEGIDVGSFLLNRHITIENFLNLIGVEDAFKDTEMIEHDISLNSLTNINMLNDFFNNNPKTLKQYEMYKEKWKSEKK, encoded by the coding sequence ATGAATAAACAAGACTTTTATACAGTTAGAGGTTATCAGCTATTAAATCAGAATTTACTAACACCAAGTATGGAAGATTATCTGGAAATGATATATCGAATTTGCCTGGATGAAGAATTTATCAGAATTAATGAATTAGCCAATAAACTGAACGTGCGTCCTTCATCAGCTACTAAAATAGTTCAGAAATTAAAAATACTTGGCTTTGTATATTACCAAAAATATGGTTACATAACCCTGACCAAAGAAGGAATTGATGTTGGTTCTTTTCTTTTAAACAGACATATTACAATAGAAAATTTTTTAAATTTAATTGGAGTAGAAGATGCATTTAAAGATACTGAAATGATAGAACATGACATCAGCCTTAATAGTTTAACAAATATTAATATGTTAAATGATTTTTTTAATAATAATCCTAAGACATTAAAACAATATGAAATGTATAAAGAGAAATGGAAATCAGAGAAAAAATAA
- a CDS encoding SAM-dependent methyltransferase, with amino-acid sequence MKKFEVEPIGKIKVCEGGMFIELAPKYVPALQGLDGFSHLNVLWWFSDFDNAEMRSIYEASQPYKTAPSVMGIFATRSPIRPNPVALTAAQVIYIDYEKGVIQIAYIDAKDGTPVLDLKPYTPSLDRVENPGVPEWCSHWPKSLEESGDFPWENEFNF; translated from the coding sequence ATGAAAAAATTTGAAGTAGAACCTATAGGAAAAATTAAAGTATGCGAAGGGGGGATGTTTATTGAGCTAGCGCCAAAGTATGTTCCGGCTCTGCAAGGGTTAGATGGATTTAGCCACCTTAATGTTTTATGGTGGTTCAGCGATTTTGATAATGCAGAAATGAGAAGTATCTATGAAGCCTCACAACCATATAAAACGGCGCCGTCAGTAATGGGCATATTTGCCACTAGGTCGCCGATTCGTCCAAACCCTGTTGCATTGACTGCAGCACAGGTTATTTATATTGACTATGAGAAAGGTGTTATTCAGATTGCGTATATTGATGCCAAAGATGGGACACCTGTATTAGACTTAAAACCTTATACTCCAAGTCTTGACAGGGTAGAGAATCCAGGAGTGCCAGAATGGTGCAGCCATTGGCCTAAGAGTTTAGAGGAATCCGGAGATTTCCCATGGGAAAATGAGTTTAATTTTTAG